The Chamaesiphon minutus PCC 6605 DNA window TTACGGCCTTAGCTGGAGCGTCTTTGGCACTGAGCGGAATGCCGCACCAATATGATGCCGATGCCTTTTGGGATCAATTGGATATTTCCTATCGACTGCATCAGATCAAAAAAGTACTGATTCTCGATCACCAAGATTGTGCGGTCTATAAGTATAAAATCGATCCCAGTCTGGCAGATAATCCCGAACTAGAACTTAAGACCCATACAGAATACCTCAGTCGAGCGTATTGGGCGATTCGAGATCGCTACCCAGATCTAAATATCGAACTCTACTTTGTCAACCTCAATACTGAAGTCAAGCAGATTTCTCCCTTGGCGAAGACGTAAGGTTTTAGGCTTTAGGTTTTAGGCTTTAGGCTTTAGGCTTTAGGTTTT harbors:
- a CDS encoding carbonic anhydrase; translation: MRDSCQCSECDSSQPKLRQHLASLQIDRRQFLRHLVGVGVLTTASTIAPAAARAEKKLPKALVLSCIDYRILEAERYFLSLQNLGGQYDFTALAGASLALSGMPHQYDADAFWDQLDISYRLHQIKKVLILDHQDCAVYKYKIDPSLADNPELELKTHTEYLSRAYWAIRDRYPDLNIELYFVNLNTEVKQISPLAKT